Sequence from the Fictibacillus arsenicus genome:
TGGGATTTGAATCCTTAATTAAAGTGTAAGGGATAGACAAGAGTCTGGAATAGTACCAAAGCGAGTCCCCGTTTCGAACAAGAATTTCCAATCAAAGCCCTCCCTAAAAACGTTCTCTTAAAGATGTATGATTGCTGTACCCATATATGCAAAAAAAAGCACTTAGCCGAGGCTAAGTGCTTTGTCATATTATTAGTTTTGCTTTGCTTTGTCTTTATCATAAAAGCGCAGCAAGTCGCCGTAGATGATTCGGTCTGACATATCCAGCTCCGTTTTTGCACGTTCAGCATAAGGTTCGCATGCATTTTCTTCGCCTTCAACTGGTTTCCCAGTTGCCTTGTCGTAACACTTGCCATCTGTAAAAACATTATCTTTCGTAATATAAGAATTATCGCGAAGTACTGCGAAATCTTCACGGTCTTTGGAGAAAAGGTCTGACCCTAATTGAATATCACCTTTTGTATCAATTCCAAGCAAGTGCAAGATGGTTGGTTTTAAGTCTATTTGTCCGCCGACTGTATCCATCTGCTTACCTTTTTCACCTGGCATATGAATGATCAATGGTACTTTCTGCAATTGAGTTGATTCAAATGGTGTAATTTCTTTTCCTAAGAATTGACCCATTGCATCATTGTGATTTTCCGAAATACCATAATGGTCACCATACATGATAAAGATAGAGTCTTCATATAATCCAGCTGCTTTTACATCAGCAAAGAACTCTTTAAGTGCTTCATCCGTGTAACGGACAGTTGTAAAATATCGGTTAACTGTCCCGTCATTTGAAGTCCATTCTGGGATCATTTCATCTTCTTCTTCCAATGTGAAAGGGAAGTGATTCGTTAAAGTAATATACTTTGTATAGAATGGCTTATTCATTGCCTGCATTTCTTTCAAGTGAGGAATCGATTGTTTAAAGAAATCTTTATCCTTTAATCCCCAGCCAATTGAATTTTCAGGTGTAACTTCAAAATCTTTTAACGAGTAATAACGGTCATAACCGAAATTATCATACATAATATCACGATTCCAGAAACTCTTGTTGTTAGCATGCTGTACTGATGAATAGTAGCCTTGCTCTTTCAAGATCTCTGGCGTTGCATTGTATTGATTTTGTGAATGTGTAAAGAATACTGCTCCACTTGGAAGCGGATATAGTGAGTTATCTAACAAGAACTCTGAATCAGATGTTTTCCCTTGCCCAGTTTGGTGATAGAAGTTCGGGAAGTAATAGCTGTCTTTAATCAAGTCATTCATAAACGGTGTAATTTCTTTTCCGTTAACTGATTCATTAATAACAAAGTTTTGTGTTGATTCTACAGAAATTACGAAAACATTTTTGCCTTTTGCTTTACCAAACATCTCAGGGTTCGGTTCTTTATAATTGGCACGTGTATAGTTTTCAATATCCGTAATTTCGCTTCCATCTGCGAATGCACGCTGAGCTTTCGCTTTAGACTGAATAATTGAATCATAAATATGGTAGTTGTATGAACCAATATTCTTAATCAGCATCTCACGGTCAAAAGTACGTGTTAATAACTGTGGACGCTCTGTTTCAGCAATTCCAACGTTTACGATAAAGAATACGATCGCTGCTGCATAAGTCAGTGTAATCTGTTTGCGTGACGCACGAGCAGGACGGTAATCAGCACGTCTCATAAAGTAAGCTAAGATTAAAATGTCAACAAACACTAAAACGTCTGTTGGCTGAATTAATTCAAAAACACTGTTTCCTAGATCACCCATGTTGCTTGTTTGAAACAACACTGGAATGGTAATAAAGTCGTTAAAGAATCTGTAAAAAACCATGTTTGCATACATTACAAAACTCATGATCGCACTTACGGCAATGATCATTCTTCTATGCGCTTTACCTTTAAAATAAAGGGTAATACCTAAGAATAAGATGACCGAACTGATTGGATTAATAAATAGGATCAGTTCCTGAATTTTGTTGTCCATTGGCAATTCAAATGCTGTTTTATATACGATATACGTTTTAACCCATAATAAAGCAATTGCGATAAAGAAAAACTTATAATCAGCAAAAGCTTGTTTCATTTTTTCTTTCATAATGTTCTCTGACCTCCTCAATCAAAAAGAACTTGTGCAGTTAAATTCAAATGTTATTTTTTATACTCTTCTTTATCCGCTGTATCCATCGGGAATGTAAATCACCATTTACAAAACCTTAACTAAAGGATTACATAAAGAGTATAATATATGGTTTTGCACAAGAATTCAATACCCTAACGTACTATTTCAAGATTCTGACAAATAGGACAACAAAACTATATTAGTTTTACCCTAATTTTTAATCCATAAACAATTAGACGAACCTATGATGAAAAAGTTTCAAAAAAATAAAGAACCACTGTATGCGGCTCTCTATTTTTATATAGTATTTATATGTTATGTTTTGCAAGCCATGCACCGCCGATAACGCCAGCGTCATTGCCTAAAGTTGCTACTGTAAGTGTTGCTCCTTCTGCTACCCGTGGAAGTGCAAAACGTTTAAATTCTTTTTCAAGTCTCGACATCAGTATGTGGCCAGCTTTCGAAACGCCTCCACCAATTACAATTTTTCCTGGATTAATACTGTTGGAAAGATTTGCGATTACAAGTCCTAAATGGAAAGTAACTGAGTCTAATGTATCAATTGCGGCCTGATCGCCATTCTCAGCTGCCTCAATCACATCTTTTGCTTTTAGTTCACCATTATTTTTTAATACTTCATTAAGAGTTGAAGATGGATCCTCTCCTGCTTTTTCTGTCGCAATTCTAGCTATTCCTGTAGCCGATGCAATAGTCTCAATACATCCTGACTTTCCACAATTACAAGATGCTCCGCCTTCCGGAATCGATGTAATATGCCCAATCTCCCCTGCCATTCCATTAGTGCCATGCATGATATGGCCATTCACAATAATTCCGCCACCAACACCTGTTCCTAGCGTTACCATCAGCAGATTCCCTTCTCCATCTCCTGCACCGCGCCACATTTCACCTATCGCTGCAATATTTGCATCATTGTCTATGGTAACTGAAAGACCTGTAGCTTTTTCAAGCTCTTCTTTTAGAGCATAATCTCTCCACCCAATATTTACAGCATGATAAATGAATCCTGTCTTCATATCTATAAATCCTGGAGCACCCATACCAATCGCAGCGAGCTTTTCACGTTTTTCAGAGAGCTGATCTAATTTGGCATCTATGGATTGAGCAATGTCACTGACAATATGCTTGCCATATTCAGATATGTTTGTAGGAATCTCCCATTTTTCAACGATATGACCATCAAGTGTTATAAAAGCTACTTTTATTGTTGTCCCGCCTAAGTCTATCCCAACTAGCCATTTTTCCATTTTGCTTCATCCTCTATTGTAATTTATTGTTTACTGAACGAATAATAAGAATTGCTGTTTTGTATTCGTTTACATCAATAAGTTTCTGGTTGTACAGCTCTCGAACTTCTTCTTGAATTAATTCTAAATCTGCAGCTGGATTTCCTGTGTATATAATGGTTCCAAACCTTTTTAATAACTGCAGTACATCATACATTGTTTTCATTTTCTATCACCTACGTCATTATAACAAAAATTACGGGTCCGAATGCAAGCCTTTGCATAAGATCTTCACAAAAAAACAGCCAGTTTTTTTCTGAGGGCACTGAAAAACCGTTTGAACAGAAAAAAGAATCAAACCACCTCGATAAGAGCTGGTTTGATCCTTTTTTTGCATACAAACATGTAAGGATTGTAGCGGAAGGGTACTGACTCCTCGAAAATGAAATTCACATTTTCTTCGTGCGAGGCAAAGCTGCCGTAGCCTTCCTTGTCCTGCGGGACGAGTGGGACAGGTGAGACCCCTAAAGGCGCGTAGCGGCAGGGGGCTCACCGCCCGCCCCGCGGAAAGCATGTACCCTGGAGCGGAGATCCCAACATTCAACATTTTATTTAGGGACTTTTTCAGTGCCCTCTTTTTTTCTCTAGCTGTTTTTTCGCATTAACGATCTGGGTCCTTGGGGTGCAGGACAACAGGTCTTCTGTTTTTCAATGGCATTGGAATTCTAAATATCACATCTCTGATCGCTTTATAGTTAAAAGGGATAAACGGCCATAAGTATGGGATATGAAAAGATTTAAAAGAAACAAAAAACAAAATGGCTAACGTAAACCCTGCCATGTAGCCAGGCACTCCAAATAGGGCCGTAAGTGCCAATAATGAAAGTCTTAATAATCTGTTGGCAAGACTAAGTTCATAAGTGGGTGTTGCAAAAGTCCCTATTGCGGCTACTGCAATATATAACACGACCTCATTCACGAACAGACCTACCTCGATAGCAACTTGCCCAATTACGATGGCTGATACAAGTCCTAATCCTGTGGATACAGATGTAGGGGTATGAATGGTAGCCATCCTAAGCATGTCCATACCAAGTTCAATAATTATAAACTGTAAAAAAAGCGGAACAACACCAATCTCCTCAGGACCAATAAAACTGAGACTGATCGGCAGCAATTCTTTTTGAACAGAAAATAAATACCAAAGCGGAAGCAGAAAGATTGAAATCCATACCGCAAGAAAACGGACAAACCTTAAATACGCACCTACGATTGGTTTTTGCCTATATTCTTCTGCATGCTGAAGATGATGCCAAAATGTAGTTGGAGTTATAAGAACTGATGGTGAGCCGTCTACAAAAACGAGAACATGCCCTTCAAATAGATGAACAGCTGCAGTATCAGGACGTTCTGTATACCTCACTAATGGATAAGGATTAAAATGCCTTCCGCAAATAAATTCCTCAACCGTTTTTTCTCCCATTGGAAGCCCGTCTGTATCAATCTTTTTTAGAGAGTCTTTAATTCGTCCCACTATATGCGGATCAGCTATGTCCTCAATATAGGAAATACAGATATCTGTTTTAGAGCGTCTTCCTATACTCATATATTCCATTCGTAAAGACCGGTCACGTACCCTTCTTCTTGTTAATGCTGTATTAAATATAATCGTCTCTACAAAGCCATCTCTTGCTCCTCTTACTACCCGCTCAACATCAGGCTCTTCTGGACCCCGGACAGGGTATGTTCTGGCATCGATCTGAATGATCTCAGGAACGCCTTCAACAATAAGAACAGTCGGCCCGCTCAAAACCCAATCTATCCCCTGGTTAAGATCATCTGATTTAGAAATCTCAACATATGGAATATACGTTTTCATTAGTCTCAATAGCGGATCGGGATCTAATTGGTCTGGTTTAAGATCTGCTAAGAGCTTCATTAAATAGTGAAGAATGTCATCCTTTACAAATCCATCTACCATGAATAGGGCCATTCTTCTGCCTGCATATTCTAAGTCTAAATGGATGCAGTCAAAACTAATATCAACACCCAGTTGTTTCTTCATATATTGAACATTTTCGTCAAAATCGTGTGAAAGAGGCTGTTTTTTTGGCAGATATGACATTTTCATCACTCCTCTGCCTATCATCCTTCACTTTCTCTAATCATTTCATACCTTCATATCAATAAAATCCCAGCCGATAGCTGGGATTTTATTACTCTTATACAAGTTGTGATTGCAAATAAGACTTAATAAGATTTGCAGTGTGTTCCAATGATTTTACATGTGTCCGCTCATAAGCATGTGAAGCATCAATCCCAGGTCCGATTAAACCGTGCACAACATCAGCTCCCGCTCTAATAGCCGCAGTAGCATCTGAACCATAGAAAGGGTAAATGTCTACTTTATAGTCAATTCCGTTCTTCTCGGCTAATTCAACTAAATGTTTTCGGAATCCAAAGTGATAAGGTCCGCCAGAATCCTTCGCACAAATACTTACGGTATACTCATCAGTGGTTTGTCCATCACCGATTGCACCCATGTCTACTGCTAAATATTCGACAGTCTGTTCTGGTATATTAGAATTGCCTCCAAAGCCAATCTCTTCATTATTACTTATCAAGAAATGTGTCGTAAAAGGTAACTTTATTGATGATTTCTGAATTTGTTTAACAAGATGCATCAATATAGCTACGCTTGCCTTGTCATCTAGATGCCTGGACTTTACAAAACCGCTTTCAGTTTCATCAAAACGCGGATTAAAAGAAACGAAATCACCAACAGAAACCCCCGCTTCCTCAGCATCCTTTTTGGAATGAAACTCTTGATCAACTCTAACTTCTATGTTCTTTTCGTCCCTCTTCAGGTCATCCATCCCTTTATATACATGTGCTGATGTCTGATGCATCAAAACTGTCCCCGAGAAACGTTCCCCCCTTGAAGTGTGAATCGTACAATATTCACCTTCAACCGTGTTCCAATAATAACCGCCGATTTTATCTAATTTTAAGCGGCCGTCACTTTTAATCTCTTTTACCATTCCACCAAGTGTATCAACATGAGCTGTTAATAATCGGTGTTTAGTATCATCTTCTCCTTTAATTGTAGCAAGTAATGCTCCTTTGTTCGTAATTTTAAAAGGTACTTCATTTTCTTCAAAGAATTCTTTCATGTACTGAATGGCAGCTTCTGTATTACCAGAAGGACTTGGGATATGTACTAATTCTTTAATAAATCTTACAATTTCATTCGTTTGTATTTCCATCATCTTTCTCCTCCTTATATTCAAACATTACAATGTGATATTTTAATTTTCCATCTTCTAATTTACGTGATAGCGCATACAATTTAGGAATTAGTTTGTCCTAGAGGAGGCACAGGTAATGAAGTGGAAAATTTCAATATTTATGCTCATAATTATACTTGTAATAGGTATCATCTACCAGCCGTTTGTCAAAAAAGAGGCTCGTGAAAGTATTACTTTTTTTCCGATAGATAATTCTTTCTCTTTTACTGATGCTATAACATCCATAAAATTTGAAGAGGGAACTGCTTCAAACTATGAATTGGAATGGGACGTCGAGTCGGAATCCTCGGAAAGTGTTTATTTAAGACAAGACATTGCCATGATCTATGAAAACGGAAAACTTGCTAACAAAATGACCGAGTGGAAAACAAATGCAAAATCGATTGATCTGGAGAAAAATATACACGGAAAAACCCCTGGGTTATGGGAGGGCATCTCATATCATCAGGGTGAAATTCATATTAATGAAGAAAAATATCGTTCCGTTCAAAGAATGAGCAGTGATTATCTTTATACTGTTAGACCAAATAACACATTTACCGGTTTTAAAGAACCTAATTCTGCATCAGAACGGCGTTTAAAAAACTTCTTAGATCAAGAGACAAATAAATATCTTCAAAATACTTTAACTAAGCTTTTGGAGAATTATCAAATAAACCGCAACAATTATCACGTTATATCACTGCAGTCATTAACAGGCTATAACGAAAAAGCGCTGCCAGGATTTAACTCACTTAAAAGCCAGGAGATTATCGGGAAATTATGGGAAGGACTTTATAAAAATTATTTTATTAACATCACAACAAAAACAGGTCAAAAGATCAGCCCCATTGGAAGCAGCATGCCATATATTTTATTAAGCAAAGATAAAACTCACTTATTTGTTTTATTTCAAACCGCAACGGGAGAGAACATACAGCTCATTCAATACATTTCTTAACTACACTTCTTAATTCATTTTCAGAGCAGCAGTTATATATGAATGGATTTGTCTGTGCTAACAATTTTTTTGAAGGATTCCACCATATCCCTGTCCACCCGGCTGTAACCGCTGGGTGGATATCAAAACTGAATGAGTCCCCAATATAATAAAAACTCGCCGCGTGTATTCTGCTTTTCACATATTCAAATATCTCAAGACTCGGTTTGGCGAAAGAAAGTTCTGAGGAAATAAAAATGTTGTTCTGTGAGAAGCTTAGCCCGAGCATACTGAGCTTCTTTCTCTGCAATGCGGAACCTCCATTTGAAATGATACCTGCCACAAACCCTCGATTGTATAATAAATCAATAATTTCTTTAATCCACGGATAAGGTATAACAAATGAAGGGATTTTCTCTTCACAAAGTTTTCGGAAATAATCAATTTGATTCATATTAATCGGCTGGATATTAAAAGATATTAATGAAGAAACAAGCCTGTTTCTTTGATATTGTTCACGTGTTACAGTTTTATCCTCATAAGCTGGCCAATATAGATCACAATAGATCTTATAAGTATCAAACCATTTTTCAGCATTTACCGGCTTCTTCAATACAGGATAAAAAATTGACTTAAAGGCAAATAAAGAAGCCTGCTTAAAGGAGGCTTCGTAGTCAAATAACGTATTATCCAGATCAAAAAAGAAAGCTTTGCTTTTGGATACGTTCATATTAGATCAGTTCATCCATCATTTTTGAACGCAATCCCGGGAAAGACATAGCACTTCCTACTACAAAACGTCTTATTAAAGGTTGTCCCAGCGCCATGTTGATAAGACGATAACGCATTCTATAACCGAGCATTACAGCAAGGAATAATAGAAACCCTTTAATCATAAATCCTTTCATAAAAAAACCTCCTTGCTTATACTTTCTGTGTTTGAAGGCTTTTTTATTCGTAGATTCGGCCATCTTTACATACAGCAGCATCTATCCAGTCTGTTGACAGTAACTTTTAGTCAAAGGAGAGTTCAATAATCCTGTTTAGCTCATTTGTTGTATTCACATTTTTAAAGAAATGTTCTTCCTCTTTATTCACTTCTATATATTGGGTGTTTTTTCTTTGGAGGAGTTTTAATACTTTATAGATATTTTCTTGTAAACAGGAAGTAATATCTGGTAAACATGTTCTTTTATATACTCCGTTTAACGGATATATTTTTCCGTTTAATACAGGAATGACACAATCATACTCTCCCTCTCGTGCAGCGGCAAGCCATTTGCCATACATACTGCTGCTCATCAATGGCATGTCGCACGGAGTGACAAGATAGTAATCTGCTTTCTGGCTAATCA
This genomic interval carries:
- a CDS encoding LTA synthase family protein, with product MKEKMKQAFADYKFFFIAIALLWVKTYIVYKTAFELPMDNKIQELILFINPISSVILFLGITLYFKGKAHRRMIIAVSAIMSFVMYANMVFYRFFNDFITIPVLFQTSNMGDLGNSVFELIQPTDVLVFVDILILAYFMRRADYRPARASRKQITLTYAAAIVFFIVNVGIAETERPQLLTRTFDREMLIKNIGSYNYHIYDSIIQSKAKAQRAFADGSEITDIENYTRANYKEPNPEMFGKAKGKNVFVISVESTQNFVINESVNGKEITPFMNDLIKDSYYFPNFYHQTGQGKTSDSEFLLDNSLYPLPSGAVFFTHSQNQYNATPEILKEQGYYSSVQHANNKSFWNRDIMYDNFGYDRYYSLKDFEVTPENSIGWGLKDKDFFKQSIPHLKEMQAMNKPFYTKYITLTNHFPFTLEEEDEMIPEWTSNDGTVNRYFTTVRYTDEALKEFFADVKAAGLYEDSIFIMYGDHYGISENHNDAMGQFLGKEITPFESTQLQKVPLIIHMPGEKGKQMDTVGGQIDLKPTILHLLGIDTKGDIQLGSDLFSKDREDFAVLRDNSYITKDNVFTDGKCYDKATGKPVEGEENACEPYAERAKTELDMSDRIIYGDLLRFYDKDKAKQN
- a CDS encoding ROK family glucokinase → MEKWLVGIDLGGTTIKVAFITLDGHIVEKWEIPTNISEYGKHIVSDIAQSIDAKLDQLSEKREKLAAIGMGAPGFIDMKTGFIYHAVNIGWRDYALKEELEKATGLSVTIDNDANIAAIGEMWRGAGDGEGNLLMVTLGTGVGGGIIVNGHIMHGTNGMAGEIGHITSIPEGGASCNCGKSGCIETIASATGIARIATEKAGEDPSSTLNEVLKNNGELKAKDVIEAAENGDQAAIDTLDSVTFHLGLVIANLSNSINPGKIVIGGGVSKAGHILMSRLEKEFKRFALPRVAEGATLTVATLGNDAGVIGGAWLAKHNI
- a CDS encoding YqgQ family protein → MKTMYDVLQLLKRFGTIIYTGNPAADLELIQEEVRELYNQKLIDVNEYKTAILIIRSVNNKLQ
- a CDS encoding spore germination protein translates to MSYLPKKQPLSHDFDENVQYMKKQLGVDISFDCIHLDLEYAGRRMALFMVDGFVKDDILHYLMKLLADLKPDQLDPDPLLRLMKTYIPYVEISKSDDLNQGIDWVLSGPTVLIVEGVPEIIQIDARTYPVRGPEEPDVERVVRGARDGFVETIIFNTALTRRRVRDRSLRMEYMSIGRRSKTDICISYIEDIADPHIVGRIKDSLKKIDTDGLPMGEKTVEEFICGRHFNPYPLVRYTERPDTAAVHLFEGHVLVFVDGSPSVLITPTTFWHHLQHAEEYRQKPIVGAYLRFVRFLAVWISIFLLPLWYLFSVQKELLPISLSFIGPEEIGVVPLFLQFIIIELGMDMLRMATIHTPTSVSTGLGLVSAIVIGQVAIEVGLFVNEVVLYIAVAAIGTFATPTYELSLANRLLRLSLLALTALFGVPGYMAGFTLAILFFVSFKSFHIPYLWPFIPFNYKAIRDVIFRIPMPLKNRRPVVLHPKDPDR
- a CDS encoding M42 family metallopeptidase, with amino-acid sequence MEIQTNEIVRFIKELVHIPSPSGNTEAAIQYMKEFFEENEVPFKITNKGALLATIKGEDDTKHRLLTAHVDTLGGMVKEIKSDGRLKLDKIGGYYWNTVEGEYCTIHTSRGERFSGTVLMHQTSAHVYKGMDDLKRDEKNIEVRVDQEFHSKKDAEEAGVSVGDFVSFNPRFDETESGFVKSRHLDDKASVAILMHLVKQIQKSSIKLPFTTHFLISNNEEIGFGGNSNIPEQTVEYLAVDMGAIGDGQTTDEYTVSICAKDSGGPYHFGFRKHLVELAEKNGIDYKVDIYPFYGSDATAAIRAGADVVHGLIGPGIDASHAYERTHVKSLEHTANLIKSYLQSQLV
- a CDS encoding HAD family hydrolase, which gives rise to MNVSKSKAFFFDLDNTLFDYEASFKQASLFAFKSIFYPVLKKPVNAEKWFDTYKIYCDLYWPAYEDKTVTREQYQRNRLVSSLISFNIQPINMNQIDYFRKLCEEKIPSFVIPYPWIKEIIDLLYNRGFVAGIISNGGSALQRKKLSMLGLSFSQNNIFISSELSFAKPSLEIFEYVKSRIHAASFYYIGDSFSFDIHPAVTAGWTGIWWNPSKKLLAQTNPFIYNCCSENELRSVVKKCIE
- a CDS encoding molybdenum cofactor guanylyltransferase, with the protein product MDSQLMCAGIVLAGGESRRFGSPKALAEWNNRTFIEYSIESLSPFADKILVITREELLTPLTKNSSMHIRILKDAPRYKGKGPLAGIYTGMISQKADYYLVTPCDMPLMSSSMYGKWLAAAREGEYDCVIPVLNGKIYPLNGVYKRTCLPDITSCLQENIYKVLKLLQRKNTQYIEVNKEEEHFFKNVNTTNELNRIIELSFD